ACTGTTCGGGAGGTATCCATGTACATTTGCATTTGTCATGTCGTAACCGAACGCGACATTGAGCAAGCTGTTCAGTCTGGTGTGACGAGATTTCAGGATCTGGCTCATCGGCTGCACGTTGCTCAGAAATGCGGCACTTGTGCTACATGTGCGAGAGAATGTTTCAATCGAGCATTGCAAGCTTCTACCAGTAAGC
This Candidatus Melainabacteria bacterium DNA region includes the following protein-coding sequences:
- a CDS encoding bacterioferritin; the encoded protein is MYICICHVVTERDIEQAVQSGVTRFQDLAHRLHVAQKCGTCATCARECFNRALQASTSKQAD